Part of the Ruegeria sp. TM1040 genome, TGCCTCGTGGCGCCCGCTACGCTGAGCGGCCATAACGCTGCTGAGCGCGCCAGATGTCGAATCTGAAATCAATCTTGTCCAAAACCGAACGGGTATTTGAGACCAGATCTCCTGTTAATGCGAGCATGCACACAGGAGCCCGCATGCGTTACTCTGCTTTGAGACTGATCAAGGAAAGCCTGACCGGACACAGGGGCTGGGGGCCTCAATGGCGCGACCCTGACCCACAAGCGTCCTATGATTACGTCATCATCGGGGGCGGGGGACACGGATTGGCCACCGCTTACTATCTGGCCAAAGAGTTTCAGGGCCGCCGGATTGCGGTTCTGGAAAAGGGCTGGATTGGCGGTGGCAACGTCGGGCGCAACACGACGATCATTCGCTCCAACTACCTTCTGGACGGCAACGAGCCGTTCTACGAGTTCTCGCTGAAGCTTTGGGAAGGGTTGGAGCAGGACCTGAACTATAATGCCATGGTAAGCCAGCGTGGCATTCTCAACCTTGTGCACACCGATGCCCAGCGCGATGCCGCGCGGCGGCGCGGGAATGCGATGATCCTGAACGGATCGGATGCGGAACTCCTCGACACTGATGGCGTCCGCGCGCTCTATCCGTTCCTGAATTTCGAAAATGCCCGCTTCCCGATCAAGGGTGGCCTCCTGCACCGGCGCGGTGGGACCGTGCGGCATGACGCTGTTGCCTGGGGCTACGCCCGCGGCGCAGATCAGCTGGGCGTGGACATCATCCAGAACTGCGAAGTCACCGGCTTCAGGGTGGAAAACGGCCGCGTAACAGGCGTTGAAACATCACGCGGACTGATTCGCGCTGCAAAAGTCGGCGTATCCGTCGCGGGCAGCTCGAGCCGCGTGATGGCGATGGCCGGAATGCGCTTGCCAATCGAAAGCCACGTGCTGCAGGCCTTTGTGTCCGAGGGACTCAAACCCTTCATTCGGGGGGTCATCACTTATGGCGCGGGACATTTCTATTGCAGCCAATCCGACAAGGGCGGGCTGGTGTTTGGCGGCGATATAGACGGCTACAATTCATATGCACAACGCGGCAACCTTCCGGTGGTCGAAGATGTCGTCGAAAGCGGCATGTCACTGATCCCCGGTCTGGGGCGCGCACGGCTGCTGCGCAGTTGGGGCGGCATCATGGATATGTCCATGGACGGCTCCCCCTTCATCGACAAGACCCATATCGAAGGCCTCTATTTCAACGGTGGCTGGTGCTATGGCGGCTTCAAGGCAACACCCGCCGCAGGCTTTTGTTTTGCGCATCTCCTGAAGACCGACCGCCCACATGAAACCGCCAAAGCCTATCGGCTCGACCGGTTCATGACGGGGCACATGATCGACGAAAAGGGCCAAGGCGCCCAGCCCAACCTTCACTAATGCACCTGCCACGCAAGGAACTGACCCGATGATCATCAACCATCCGCTTCTGGGGCCACGAGACGCGCAGGAGTTTACCTATCTGGGCGACGCGGGTCTGATCAACCGTCCCTACTGGCTGTCGGAGAACGCCATGCGCGCATTTCATGACTATCTGCATCTGCGCGAGAACCCGGCAGGGCTGCATCGCGAACTCTGGTTCCACGAGCAGGGTGACCGCTCCTGGCTCGTGGTGACCCGGGACACAACCACACATGAAATCACGAAGGTCGAGCTGGCCCGCGACGTGGCCCGCGCAAGCCGTTCAGCAGAGGTCAGCCAATGACACAGGTGAACCGTATATCCGGTGGGCTGATCGACCGATCTACCGAGTTGAACTTCACCTTTGATGGTAAGAACTATCAGGGATACGCGGGCGACACGCTGGCCTCGGCACTGCTCGCCAATGGGGTGCGCCTCATGGGACGGTCGTTCAAATATCACCGCCCGCGAGGCGTACTGGCCGCCGGATCAGAAGAACCCAATGCGCTGGTCGAGTTGCGCTCCGGGGGGCGCCAGGAACCCAATACCCGCGCCACTGTGGCAGAAATCTATGAGGGCCTCAGCGCCAATTCACAGAACCGCTGGCCCTCGCTCAAGCATGACGTCATGGCGATCAATGATCGCTTCTCGGCATTCCTGAGTGCTGGTTTCTATTACAAGACTTTCATGTGGCCACGCGCATTCTGGGAGAAACTTTACGAGCCGGTAATCCGCAAGGCTGCCGGGTTGGGGAGCCTTTCAGGCGAAGGCGATCCAGATGCCTATGACAAGGGTTACCTGCATTGCGACCTGCTGGTGATCGGCGCAGGGCCAGCCGGCCTGTCCGCCGCCCTGACCGCAGGACGCGGCGGGGCGCAGGTGATCCTCGCCGATGAGGATTTTCAACTTGGCGGGCGCCTGCTGTCCGATGCCCAGTCTCTTTGTAATCAATCGAATGCGGAATGGGTGGCAGCAACTCAGGCCGAATTGATTGCACTCCCGAATGTCCGCGTCATGCCACGCACCACCGTGTTTGGCGCCTATGATCACGGTGTCTATGGCGCAGTGGAGCGGAATGCGGATCACTTGGTTGCCCCTGAAGAGAATAAGCCGCGTCAGACGCTCTGGCGGATTTACTCCAGACGCGCGGTGGTTGCCATCGGCGCAATCGAACGCCCCATCGCGTTTGAAAACAACGACCGTCCGGGCGTGATGCTGGCCGGGGCCACCCGCGCCTATGCGAACCGCTGGGCTGTGACGCCTGCGCGCTCTGTCGTGGTTTTCGCCAACAATGATGACGCGCATCAAACAGCTAAGGACCTGATCGCCAAGGGGATCGAGGTGCATGCCGTTGTGGATACCCGCTCCGATGCCCCAGGGATCGAGGGCACCGAGCTTTTGGCCGGCGCGCAGATCATCGGCACCAAAGGGCGACTGGGCCTGACATCGGTTACGGTGCGACTCTTGGATGGTCGGACGCGCGATATTACCTGTGGCGCCCTCGCCATGTCGGGTGGCTGGAATCCAAATCTGGGCCTCACCTGTCATCAGCGCGGGCGCCCGGTGTGGCGCGAAGACATTCACGCCTTTGTTCCGGGTTCAGATTTGCCCGCAGGCCAATCTGTTGTTGGCGCTGCAATGGGCGAGATGTCGACACACGCCGCACTCCGGACTGGCGCAGAGACCGCGCGCGAGGCGCTCTCTGATCTGGGCTTTACTGCGCCCGGCGTTGAGACACCCAAGGCAGAGGACGCGCCCATTTCTCTGACCCCCTTCTGGCATGTCGCAGATGCAAAACGCGCCTGGCTCGACTTTCAGAACGACGTGACCGTCAAGGATGTGAAGCTGGCGCATCAGGAGAACTTCACATCCGTCGAGCATTTGAAGCGCTACACCACGCTGGGCATGGCGACCGATCAGGGCAAAACTTCAAATGTCGGAGCCTTGGCTGTGATGGCAGAGCTGACCGGCAAGCCGATCCCGGAAACCGGCACAACCATCTTTCGGCCGCCCTATACGCCCGTCTCGATGGGGGCTCTTGCGGGTCGGG contains:
- a CDS encoding sarcosine oxidase subunit beta family protein, yielding MRYSALRLIKESLTGHRGWGPQWRDPDPQASYDYVIIGGGGHGLATAYYLAKEFQGRRIAVLEKGWIGGGNVGRNTTIIRSNYLLDGNEPFYEFSLKLWEGLEQDLNYNAMVSQRGILNLVHTDAQRDAARRRGNAMILNGSDAELLDTDGVRALYPFLNFENARFPIKGGLLHRRGGTVRHDAVAWGYARGADQLGVDIIQNCEVTGFRVENGRVTGVETSRGLIRAAKVGVSVAGSSSRVMAMAGMRLPIESHVLQAFVSEGLKPFIRGVITYGAGHFYCSQSDKGGLVFGGDIDGYNSYAQRGNLPVVEDVVESGMSLIPGLGRARLLRSWGGIMDMSMDGSPFIDKTHIEGLYFNGGWCYGGFKATPAAGFCFAHLLKTDRPHETAKAYRLDRFMTGHMIDEKGQGAQPNLH
- a CDS encoding sarcosine oxidase subunit delta, producing the protein MIINHPLLGPRDAQEFTYLGDAGLINRPYWLSENAMRAFHDYLHLRENPAGLHRELWFHEQGDRSWLVVTRDTTTHEITKVELARDVARASRSAEVSQ
- a CDS encoding sarcosine oxidase subunit alpha family protein is translated as MTQVNRISGGLIDRSTELNFTFDGKNYQGYAGDTLASALLANGVRLMGRSFKYHRPRGVLAAGSEEPNALVELRSGGRQEPNTRATVAEIYEGLSANSQNRWPSLKHDVMAINDRFSAFLSAGFYYKTFMWPRAFWEKLYEPVIRKAAGLGSLSGEGDPDAYDKGYLHCDLLVIGAGPAGLSAALTAGRGGAQVILADEDFQLGGRLLSDAQSLCNQSNAEWVAATQAELIALPNVRVMPRTTVFGAYDHGVYGAVERNADHLVAPEENKPRQTLWRIYSRRAVVAIGAIERPIAFENNDRPGVMLAGATRAYANRWAVTPARSVVVFANNDDAHQTAKDLIAKGIEVHAVVDTRSDAPGIEGTELLAGAQIIGTKGRLGLTSVTVRLLDGRTRDITCGALAMSGGWNPNLGLTCHQRGRPVWREDIHAFVPGSDLPAGQSVVGAAMGEMSTHAALRTGAETAREALSDLGFTAPGVETPKAEDAPISLTPFWHVADAKRAWLDFQNDVTVKDVKLAHQENFTSVEHLKRYTTLGMATDQGKTSNVGALAVMAELTGKPIPETGTTIFRPPYTPVSMGALAGRAVGKDFHPTRLTPSHKWAEEQGAVFVEVGNWLRAQWFPKAGETHWRQSVDREVLATRNSVGICDVTTLGKIDVQGTDAAEFLNKIYANGFAKLPVGKVRYGLMLREDGVAYDDGTAARLAEDHFVVTTTTANAVLVYRNMEFARQCLWPDLDVQLISTTEAWAQYAVAGPNSRKLLQKIVDPEFDISNAAFPFMGCREITVCGGLRARLFRISFSGELAYEIAVPTRYGDALMREMMTAGAEFDVTPYGTEALGVMRIEKGHAAGNELNGTTTALNLGLDRMVSTKKDFIGNVLSRREGMNAKDALNLVGVRPVDPSHSLPAGGHLMRRSGPVDATQDQGYVTSAAYSPTLKSAIGLGFVKSGFERMGEQLRLVNPLEGQEILVEIVSPHFVDPEGEKLRA